The genomic stretch CAGCAAGGCGGCAAGTGCGTGCGTCCAGATATTGAACGCCGCCGCCATCAGCGCGCGCCCTCCGGAAACAGCACCACGCGCAACGTCTGGAGGAGGATCAGCAGGTCGAGGAAGGGCGAATAATTCTTGGCGTAGAACAAGTCATATTCGAGCTTCTGGCGGCTGTCCTCGATCGACGCGCCATAGGGATAGTTGATCTGGGCCCAGCCGGTGATCCCCGGCTTCACCATATGGCGTTCGGCGTAATAAGGCAGCTTCTGTTCGAGATCCTCGACGAATTGCGGGCGTTCGGGGCGCGGGCCGACAAAGCTCATCTCGCCCTTCAGCACCGTCCAGCATTGCGGCAGCTCGTCGATGCGGAGCAGGCGGATGACGCGGCCGACGCGGGTGATGCGCGGATCATTCTTCTCCGCCCATACCGCCTGGCCCGCGACTTCGGCATCCTCGCGCATCGAGCGCAGCTTGATGACGTCGAAGCCCTGGCCGTACAGCCCGACGCGGCGCTGGCGGTAGAAGGCGGGGCCCTTGCTCTCCAGCTTGATGAGGATCGCGGTGAGCAGGACGAGGGGGGCGCTGAGCAGCAGCAGCAGCGTGCTCGCCGCGATGTCGAACAGCCGCTTGAACGCGCTGGAGAACATCCGCCCCGACGAAAAGCCGTCGGAGAAGATCAGCCAGCTGGGGTTGACGCTGTCGAGGTCGACGCGCCCGGTCTCGCGTTCGAGGAAGGTCGAGATCTCGTTGACATGGACCCCGGTGGTCTTGATCCGCAGCAGGTCCTTGAGCGGCAGCGCGTTGCGTCGCTCCTCGAGCGCGAGCACGACTTCGCTGGCGTTGAGCAGGACGACATGGTCGGCGAGGTTGTAGATCGCGTCGCGGGCGATGGCCTCCGGAATGGCGCGGTTGGCCTCGCTCATCGCGACATAGCCGACGACGGCGAAGCCCGCGCCCGGCACCTGGGCCAGCGCCTTGAGCCGCGCCGCGCGCGCGCCCGCGCCCAGTACCACGATCCGGCGCTTGAACGCCTGGCTGCCCAGCGTCTTGCCGAGAAGGATGCGCAGGAACACCAGCAACCCGAGCGAGGCGAACATCGCGTAGAGCAGGTTCGATCGCCAGAAACTGATCGAGGGGAGCAGGAAATAAAGCGAGGAGAGGCCGATGACGCCCAGCGACGTGGCGACGATCAGCCGCGCCGTGGCGTAGCGCAAGGATTGCAGCGCATCGGCGCCATAGACCCCCACCGCGACCATCGCGAGCTGTGTCGTCACGGCATAGGCCAGGAGCTGCGGGAGCCGCGAGCCCATCGGCGCGGGCGTCATGCCGAGCTGATGCGCGCGCAGGAGCCAGCCAAGCTCACCCGCGGCGAGCAGCAGGATGATGTCCAGCATGCCGAGCAGGAGCACGGCGTTGGGGACATAATGCTTGAACAGCCGGATCATGGGACTCGGCTTTTAAGGGGAGAAGTGTAAACAAACCCGACACATCGGCGCCGCTTGTTGTAAAAATCCTGGCGCCGGGCGGGTCGAAGTGCGCGCTTTGACCGTTGCCGGCGTTGCACTAAGGACGAAACATCGAACCATGGGAATTGAAATGCCGGAATCGAAGCCGATCGTTCCTGTCATTCTGTCGGGAGGGTCGGGTACCCGCCTGTGGCCGATGTCGCGGCCGGAGCGGCCCAAGCAGCTGCTGCCGCTGACGGCGGAGATCACGATGCTCCAGCTCACTGCGGGCCGGGCAAATGGCGAGAATTTCGCCAAGCCGATCGTCGTCGCCAACGCCGCGCATGCCGATATCGTCGAGGCGCAGCTTGCCCAGGTCGAATCGGCCGCGCAGGCGCTGATCCTCGAGCCGATGGGGCGCAACACCGCGCCGGCGATCGCACTCGCGGCGATTGCCGCGGGCGGGGGCGACGTGCCGTTGCTGGTGATGCCGTCGGATCATGTCATCGCCGACCTGCCGGCGTTCCACGCCGCGATCCACAGCGCGCTGCCGCTGGTCGAGGATGGCTGGCTGGTGACGTTCGGGATCGCCCCCGATGCGCCCGAGACCGGCTATGGCTGGATCAAGATCGGTGACGCGCTTGCCGAGGGCGTCCACCGCGCGGCACGCTTCGTCGAGAAGCCGCCGCGCGACAAGGCCGAGGCGATGCTGGCGTCGGGCGACCATGCGTGGAACGGCGGAATCTTCCTGTTCCGTGCCGACAAATATCTGGCGGCGCTGGCCAGCTTCGCCCCCGAAATGCTGGCAGCGGCGCAGGAATCGATGGACAAGGCGCGCCGCGAAGGCGCGCGGATCTGGCCCGACGCCGAGGCGTTCGCCGCCTGTCCGTCCGATTCGATCGACTATGCGGTGATGGAGCGCGCCGAGCGGGTCGCGGTCGTCCCGGTGTCGATGGGGTGGAACGACGTCGGCAGCTGGGACGCGCTCCATGCGATCAGCGCGTGCGACGCCGACGGCAATGTCTGTGGCGGCGACGTGATCGCGATCGAGACGAGCGGCTGCCTGGTCCGGGCGGATTCGGGCAAGCGCGTCGCGCTGGTCGGCGTGAGCGACCTGATCGTGGTGGCGTCGGGCGACGACATATTGGTGCTGCCGCGCGGGCGCAGCCAGGACGTCAAGAAGATCATCGAAGCGATGAAGCGCTGAGGGCCTGGCGGGCGCGGCGCCGGGCCGCGCTCGCAGCCGCTGCGTTCAGGCCAGCAGCGCCTCGGCCTGGTCGAGCGTGTCCTTGAACGCGGCGACCAGCGCGCGATAGGGCGCCGGGCTGGTCATATCGAGCCCCGCGCGCTTGAGGATGTCGACCGGGTAATCCGATCCGCCCGCCTTCAGCACCGACAGATAATTGTCGCGCTCCTTCGCGCCGCCCTTCAGGATCGCCTGCGCGAAGAAGGCCGCGGCGGCGATGCAGGTCGCGTATTGGTAGACATAGAAGCTGTTGTAGAAGTGCGGGATGAACGCCCATTCATTGGCATAGGCGGGATCGAACCCCATTGCCGGGCCGTGATAGCGCTTCAACAGGTCGAAATAGAGCGACGTGAATTTCTCGCCCGACAGCCCTTCGCCCGCTTCGGCGAGGTCGTGCGCCTTCAGCTCGAACTCGGCGAACATCGTCTGGCGATAAAAGGTGCCGCGGAAATTCTCCATCTGCTGGCCGAGATAGAAGAGCTTCTCCTCCTTGGTCTTCGCACGCTCGATCAGGTGCGCGACGAGCAGCTGTTCGTTGAGCGTCGAGGCGATCTCGGCGAGGAAGATCGGGTAATCGGCCTTTTCATAGGGCTGGGCGGCGTTGGCGAGCAGCGAGTGGAGGGCATGGCCCCATTCGTGCGCATAGGTGCTCATCCCGTCATATTTCTCCGACAGGTTGAGCAGCAGATAGGGATGCACGTCATAGGCGCCGGGCTGCATATAGGCGCCCGGACGCTTGCCGGGGCGCGGCCAGGGGTCCATCCAGCGCGCCGCGGTCGCCTTTGCGATGCGCGCCTGATAATCGGTGCCGAGCGGCTTGACTGCCTCCAGCGTCGTCGTGCGCATCTGGTCGAGCGTGAAGGGCCGGTCGAGCGAGACCAAGGGCGGGTAAATGTCGTAATAATGGAGGTCGGGCAGCTTGAGCATCCGCCGCCGCAGCTCGAAATAACGATGGAGCTGGGGCAGGCCGGCATTCGCCTCCGCCACCAGCGTGCGGTACACGCTTTCAGGGATGTTGTTGCTCGACAGCGCGCCGGCCAGCGCGCTGGGGTATTTGCGCGCCTTTGCGTAGAAGATGTCGGTCTTGACCTGCGCGCTATAGGTCGCGCCGAACGAGTTCTGGAATTGGCCATGCGCGGTCCAGAAGGCGTCGAACACCGCCTTGCGATCGGCGCGGTTGGGCGCGTCGCGGTGCAGGCTATAGCCCTGGCTGTCGAGCCGGACCTGCTGCCCGTCCGACAGCGTGATCGTCGGCCAGGGGATGTCCGACGAGCGCAGTTGGCCCGAGACGTCGCCGGGCGCCTGGAGCGCGGCACCCGCGCTGGCGAGCAGCGATTCTCCTTCGGCGGACAGCGTGTGCGGCGCCTGGCGGACGATGTTCTCGAGAGTGAAGTCGAAACGCGTGCGCAGCGCCGCGTTGGATGCGACGAAGCCGTCGATCTTGCCCTTGCCCAGCGTCAGCAGTTCGGGCGAGATCCACGCGGTCGCTTCGCCGAAGCCCGTATAGAGGTCGAGCGCCTGTGCCTTCTTCTCCTGATAGGCGGCGTTGCGGACGTCCTCGTCGCTCTTGAGCCCGACATAGACATAGATGCGCGCGACGCTGCGGCCCAGATCGGACTGGAGCGCCAGCGCGGCAGCCAGCGTCTCGGCGCTCTCGCCCAGCCGGCCCTTATACGCGGTGAGCCCGGGCAGCGCGGCGAGCGCCTGTTTGCGCGCCGCGTCCCAGGCCGCGTCGTCGGGGAAGATCTCGGTCAGGTCCCATGCCGGGCCGGCTGCGGGGGCGGCATCCTGTCCCCAGGCGGGCATCGCCGTGGCGAGCGTGGTCAGTGCGGCGGCGGCAAGGGCATCACGACGGGACATTTCGGTCATCCGGGCTTTCCAGAGCGGGGGCGGTGCCGCGGCGCGCGACACCGGAAAGCCGCTTGTGTCCCCCTTCGCCGATCAAGGGAAGTGCTTTGTCGACGCTTGCCGCACTGCTTCAGTTCGGGCCGCGCAGAGACCGATAATGCTTGCGCGAGATCACGATCCAGTCGCGTTTGGCACGGCGCTGCATCGGGATGCCGCAAAAACGGCAGGTGCTGATGAATGCCTGGTCTGCGCCGCGCCGGATGCGCGGCTCGGAGCGTTCATGCCTACCCTTGAAGCAACGCAGGCGACCACTCAACCAAGCAAGCACTGGATAAATCTCCACTATTGTAAAAAAACGCCGTCTCCAATTCATTGCATAACGTCAAGTGGGTTCCGACAAAAAGAAAAGGGCCGGGAGTTTCCCCCCGGCCCTTCGCTTTAGGTTCGACGCTTAGGCGCCGGACGAAACGGACTTTAGAAGTCCATGCCGCCCATGCCGCCCATGCCGCCGCCGCCCATCGGCATTGCCGGCTTGTCCTCGGGAAGCTCGCTCACCGCCGCTTCGGTGGTGATGAGCAGGCCCGCGACCGAGGCTGCGTTCTGGAGCGCGGTGCGAACGACCTTGGTCGGGTCGATCACGCCGGCGGTCACGAGGTTCTCGTACACGTCGGTCGAGGCGTTGAAGCCGAACGAGGTGTCCGACTGGTCGAGCAGCTTGCCCGACACCACTGCGCCATCATGGCCGGCGTTGGTGGCGATCTGGCGCACCAGCGCGGTCAGCGACTTGCGGACGATGTCGATGCCGCGGGTCTGGTCCTCGTTGACGCCCTTCAGGCCTTCGAGAGCCTTGGTCGCGTACAGCAGCGCGGTGCCGCCACCGGGGACGATGCCTTCTTCGACGGCTGCGCGGGTTGCGTGCAGGGCGTCGTCGACGCGGTCCTTGCGCTCCTTGACTTCGACTTCCGAAGCGCCGCCGACCTTGATCACGGCCACGCCGCCGGCGAGCTTGGCAAGGCGCTCCTGGAGCTTTTCCTTGTCATAGTCGCTGGTGGTGACTTCGATCTGCTGACGGATCGCATCGGTGCGGCCCTTGATCGCGTCGGCTTCACCCGCACCGTCGACGATGGTGGTGTTGTCCTTGTCGATCGTGACGCGCTTGGCGGTGCCGAGCATGCCGAGCGTGACGGACTCGAGCTTGATGCCGAGGTCTTCCGAGACGACTTCGCCCTTGGTCAGGACGGCGATGTCTTCCAGCATCGCCTTGCGACGATCGCCGAAGCCGGGCGCCTTGACCGCTGCGACCTTCAGGCCGCCGCGCAGCTTGTTCACCACGAGCGTGGCCAGAGCCTCACCCTCGATATCCTCTGCGATGATGAGCAGCGGACGGCCCGACTGGACGACGGCTTCCAGGATCGGGAGCATCGCCTGCAGGTTCGAGAGCTTCTTCTCGTGGATCAGGATGTACGGATCGGCGAGTTCGACCGTCATCTTTTCCGGGTTGGTGATGAAGTAGGGCGAGAGGTAGCCGCGGTCGAACTGCATGCCTTCGACGACGTCGAGCTCGAAATCGAGGCCCTTGGCTTCCTCGACGGTGATCACGCCTTCCTTGCCGACCTTTTCCATCGCTTCGGCGATCTTCTCGCCGACGACGGTGTCGCCATTGGCAGAGATGATGCCGACCTGGGCGATTTCATTGGTGCCCGAAACCGGCTTCGAGCGCGACTTGATGTCCTCGACGACCTTGATCACGGCGAGATCGATGCCGCGCTTGAGGTCCATCGGGTTCATGCCGGCGGCAACCGACTTCATGCCTTCGCGGACGATCGCCTGCGCCAGAACGGTCGCGGTGGTCGTGCCGTCGCCGGCGATGTCGTTGGTCTTCGAGGCGACTTCGCGCACCATCTGCGCGCCCATATTCTCGAACTTGTCCTTGAGTTCGATTTCCTTGGCGACGGTGACGCCGTCCTTGGTGATGCGGGGAGCGCCGAAGCTCTTGTCGATCACGACGTTGCGGCCCTTGGGGCCCAGCGTGACCTTGACGGCGTCGGCGAGGATGTCGACGCCGCGGAGGATGCGCTCACGCGCGTCGCGGCTGAATTTTACGTCCTTGGCTGCCATGGGACTGCCCTTTCAAGTAAGTGGAAGTTTACGAAGTTTAGGCTCTGGAGGGACCGGAAGCCGGCCCCGTCACAATCAGCCAACGATCCCGAGTATGTCGGATTCCTTCATGATGAGGAGGTCCTCACCATTCACCTTGACCTCGGTGCCCGACCATTTGCCGAACAGGATCTTGTCGCCCGCCTTGACGTCGAGCGGGGTGATCGTGCCGTTTTCGGCGCGGGTGCCGGTGCCGATGGCGACGACTTCGCCTTCCTGCGGCTTTTCCTTGGCGGTCTCGGGGATGATGATGCCGCCGGCGGTCTTGGCCTCGGCTTCGACGCGGCGAACGAGCACGCGGTCGTGCAACGGACGGAAGGTCATTGCGCGGGTTCCTCTCAAGTTGAAAACGGTGCTTAGCACTCAATCCGGTTGAGTGCTAACGGGCTGGCATATGCGCAGCGACGCACGATTCGTCAACGGGTCCGCCCGAATATGTTTGGCCTGTGTTGCCGCGATAATACGGTCGTTTACTCGGCACCGGGCATCCGGTAGCAGGGAGGCGCATTTGGAAATTGGAGCGGGCATTTGAAGCTGGTTCGAGGCGCCTGGAAGCTGCTCGTCGGGATCAAGGACTTCCTGGTCCTGGCGTTCATGCTGCTGTTCTTCGCGGGGCTGTTCGCCGCGCTGTCGAGCAAGCCCAATGTCGCGGCGGTGCGCGACGGCGCGCTGGTGGTCGCGCTGGACGGGACGCTGGTCGAGCAGCCCGAGGAAGCCGATCCGTTCGCGGGGCTTAGCGGGCAGCGCGCGGCGAAGCAGCTTCGCCTGCGCGACGTGGTCCGCGCGCTCGACACGGCGAAGGGCGATGCGCGGGTCAAGGCCGTGGTACTCGACCTCGACAATTTCATGGGCGGCTATCCCGCCGCGATCACCGAGGTCGCCGAGGCGGTGGGCCGGGTGCGCGCGAGCGGCAAGCCGGTGCTGGCCTATGCGACCGCCTATACCGACAGCGGCTATCTGATCGCCGCGAACGCGAGCGAAGTCTGGGTCAATCCGCTGGGCGGCACGTTGTTCGCGGGGCCGGGGCGCACGGGCCTGTACTACAAGGGCCTGCTCGACAAGCTCGGCGTCACCGCGCACGTCTACAAGGTCGGCAAGTTCAAGTCGGCGGTCGAACCCTATATCCGGAGCGACATGTCGCCCGAGGCGCGCGAGGCCAATGTCGCGCTGTACGGCGCGCTGTTCGACCAGTGGAAGGGTGCAGTCGCCAAGGCGCGGCCCAAGGCGCGGATCGCCGATTATCTGACCAAGCCCGACGAAGTCGTCGCGGGCGCGGGCGGCGACATCGCCGCGGCCAATTTGTCCTATGGCATCGTCGACAAGCTGGGCGACCGGATGGCGTTCGGCAAGCGCGTGGCGGAAATCGCGGGCGCGCCGTCGGGCAAGCCCGCGGGCAGCTTCACCGCGATCCGCCTGTCCAACTGGATCGCCGCCAACCCCGCGCCGACCCCCGGCGACGCAATCGGCGTGATCACCGTGGCGGGCGAGATCGTCGACGGCAAGGCGGGCCCCGGCAGCGCGGGCGGCGACACGGTCAGCACGCTGTTGCTGAAAGGGCTGGCCGAGAAGAAGCTCAAGGCATTGGTGGTGCGCGTCGATTCGCCGGGCGGATCGGCGATGGCATCGGAAAAGATCCGGCAGGCGGTGCTCCAGGCCAAGGCGCAGGGGCTGCCGATCGTCGTGTCGATGGGCAGCCTGGCCGCGAGCGGCGGTTACTGGGTGTCGACGGCGGGCGACGTGATCTTTGCCCAGCCCAACACGATCACCGGATCGATCGGCATTTTCGGGCTGCTCCCCAGCTTCGAGAACAGCCTGGCCAAGATCGGGGTGACCAGCGACGGGGTGCAGACCACGCCGCTGAGCGGCCAGCCCGACGTGACCGGGGGGATCAACCCGGTGACCGACCGCATCCTGCAATCGGCGATCGAGAGCGGCTATGCCCGCTTCACCAAGCTGGTGGCGGATTCGCGCAAGCTGAGCGTGCAGCGCGTCGACGAAATCGGGCAGGGCAGGGTGTGGATCGGGGGCATCGCGCACCAGTTGAAGCTGGTCGACCGCTTCGGCGGGATACAGGCCGCGATCGACGAGGCGGCGCGCCGCGCGAAGCTCGACCCCGCCAAGGTGCACCCGGTGTATCTGGAGCAGGAGGTGAGCGGCTGGCGCAAGCTGCTGGTCGACACGATGGGCGGCGGCGATGACGATGGCGACTGGGTCGACGAGCCCGAGGCGGGCACCGACCTGTTCGGGCGCATCGCCGATGAGCGCCGCGCGCTGGTGGCGCAGGCGCTGGGCGATGCGCGGCGGCTGGCGATGGGCGGATCGGTGCAGGCGCGCTGCCTGGAGTGCATGGGGATTGGACCCGCAGTGGCGCGGCCGAGCGACCAGAGCCTGTTCGAACTGTTGATCGCGCAGGTGTCGCGTTGATCGGCATCCGCGCCGCAGAGCCCGGCGACGCCGCCGCGATCGCCGCAATCTATGCGCCGCACGTCCTGGTCGGCACCGCGTCGTTCGAGACCGATCCGCCCGATTCGCGCATGATGCGCACGCGGATGGCGGCGAGCGACGGGCTGTATCCGTGGATCGTCGCGACCAATGGCGCGACCGAAGGCGGGGTGATCGGCTATGCCTATGCCACGCGCTTTCGCGAGCGCCCGGCCTATCGCTATGTCGTCGAGACCACGATCTATATGGCCGATGTCGCGCAGGGACAGGGCGCCGGGCGGCTGTTGTACGAGGCGCTGATCGATACGCTGCGCAAACAGGGCTTCGTCCATGCCGTGAGCGTGATCGCGCTGCCCAATGACGCATCGATCCGCCTGCATGAGTCGGTCGGGTTCCGCCGCGCGGGCGTGTATCGCGAAGTCGGGTTCAAGCAGGGCCGCTGGGTCGATGTCGGCATCTGGCAATGCGAGCTCAACGACCCGCAGGTGCCGCCGGTCGAGCCGCGCCGTTTTAGCGAGACCGGCGTGGTGCGGGACTGATTTTTGCGGGAACGCAATGTTTTGTAGTCGATACCTGTGTAAAATAGGGCATGGCCGTCCCTGAACCCTCGTCGCACAGCATCGCGATCGATCGCGAGCGGCTGCTGATCGATGTGCGAATCCGCGGCTTCCTGCTTCCCGAGGATGCCAGTTGGCTGGGCGAGGAGGTCCGCGCGGCGATCCTGACGCTGGGCGACGCAGTGGGGCGGCACGTCACGCTGTACGACCTGACCGAAATGCCGGTCGCGCCCAAGGAGACGCTGCTCCAGACGCAGCGCACCTTCGACAACCCCGCGGTGCGCGCGATGTGGGCGCGCAAGGCGGCGTTCGTCAGCCCCTCCGCGCTCACCCGGCTGCAAATCGGGCGGTTGCGCGAGGTGCGCCCGGATTTCGGAATCTATGCCGATCGCGAGACGGCGATTGCGTGGTTGCTGGAGGAATAGGCAGGGGCTCCTGCCGTATCGACTAGTTCCTGCCGGTCAGCGCGTCGCGCGCGCGGCGGCGCTCCGACCGGACGGAAGGGCTATCGCAGGTGGCTGTGCTCGCGCTCTTTTACGCAGTCATGCTGAACTTGTTTCAGCATCCATCGCGCAACAGGCAGCGGTAAGGCGAGTTGCACCATGGATGCTGAAACAAGTTCAGCATGACGGGAAGTAAAGAATAAGACAGATTTTCGTAAGCGATAGACATTAGGCGTCCGCTATGGCCCTATTGGGCGAACAGATCGGCTGAGGGGCTCTTAAAATTCGCGGAGACGACTGTGCCTGTTCCTGCTGGCTGCGGACGAGAAATGGGGTTCAGCGTCCGCCGCGATAGCTGGGCAGGCCGAGCCGCCACACGATCGCCGCGCCGCGCAGCCCGAAGCCGGCGATAGCAGCGACGAGCCCGGCGGCAAGCGGGGAGAGGCCCGCGAGGCTGAGCGCGACATAGACCGAGGAGGCGAGCGCCGCGGCGGTGACATAGAGTTCGGGCCGCATCAGGATCGACGGCTCGCCCGCCAGTACATCGCGGATGATCCCGCCGACACACGCCGTCACCACGCCCATCACCGCGGCGGGGACCGGCGGGATGCCATAGCCCAGCGCCTTGGCCGCGCCGAACGCGGCATAGGCGGCGAGCCCCAGCGCATCGAGCCAGGCAAAGGCGGTGTCGCTCCACCAGCGTTGCGGCGTCACCCAGACGCCGAGCGCGACCGCGAGGCACAAAGCCGCGACGCTGGCATCATGCACCCAGAAGACCGGCGCGCCGATCAGCAGGTCGCGCACCGTCCCCCCGCCGACTCCGGTGACGAGCGCGAAGAAGGTCGCGGTCACCATCGTCTGCGCGCGGCGCGTTGCGGCGAGCGCGCCGGTGGCGGCGAACACCGCGATCCCGAACAAGTCGAGCCAGGGGAGGAGGGTGCCGATCTGGGCAGTGTCGGGGCTGGGCATCGTGGCTGTTTCACGGCTTGGCGCGCTTGCGTCAAACGGGGACTGGCGATGCGCGCGCCGCTGCGGCATTAGACTTGGCTTCAGCGTCGCTGATCGGCCCCGGCCCGCTCCCCCACCCGGCCACCCAACGGCAGTGTATTCTATGGGTGGCCGGGTGGGGGAGCGGGCCGGGGCCGTCTTACTCAAAACGAGTCTGTACCATGCACCGTACTGAATCGCCGCTTGTCGTGGTCGCCGTCCTGCTGGCGGCGCTGGCCGGGTTCGTCGACGCGCTGGCGTTCACCAGCCTGGGCGGGTTCTTCGCGTCGTTCATGAGCGGGAACTCGACGCGGCTGGGCGTCGGGCTGGGCACCGGCGAGACCGGGGTGGCTGCGATGGCCGGCGCGCTGATCCTGAGCTTCGTCAGCGGGGTGATCCTGTCGAGCGTGATCGCGCGCGCGAGCGGGGCGTCGCACCGCCATGCGGTGATGGCGGCGGTGACGCTGCTGCTGCTCGCGGCGGCGGCGCTGGGGAGTTTTGCGCCGGGGCCGATCGTGCTGCTGCTGCTGGCGGGCGCGATGGGGACCGAGAATGGCGTGTTCCAGCGCGACGGCGAGGTCTCGATCGGGCTGACCTATATGACCGGGTCGCTGGTGCGGATGGGGCAGAAGCTGGCCGGCGCGCTGATGGGCGACGCCGAGCGCTGGACCTGGGTGCCCTATCTGGCGCTGTGGGCGGGGTTCGCGTCGGGTGTGGTGCTGGGCGCGGCGGCGCAGGGGCGCTGGGGCTGGTATGCGCTGTGGCTGGCCCCGGTGGCGTCGGCGGTGCTGACGCTGGTCGTGGCGCGGGCCGGGCAGCGGGTGCGGGCGGTTTAATCCGCCCCTTCCGTCGCCAGAGAGAAGCGGGGCCCCGGGTCAAGCCCGGGGTGACGTTATTGGGAGCCTACCAGCCCAGCCGATCGAGCATCGCGCGGGCCTCTGCGGCATCCATCCGCTCGATCAGGACGCGCATCGTCGCACCGCCCTGGAGCGTGCCGTCGCGGAAATAGGCCCAGTCGATGATCTGGTTGTCGCGGACCGTGACCTGGTCGCCCTTGGCGAAGCGATGGTCGCGCGGGGTGTTGACGAGGCGGGCGATCGTGATGTCGCCGCGATGCGAGATGATCTCGGCACAGATAAACTCGGTGCGCTCCTCGGGCACGAGGTCGTATTTGACGATGAAGCCGGTTTCGCCGGGGCCGGGCGCGGTGGCGTGGCCGAAGAAGACCGGCAGGCCGCGCTGCGCGGTGGCGATCGCGGCGCGCATTTCGGGGTCGGCTGCGGCGACGGTGATGGTGGGGTCGTCCTGGGGCGCCGCATGGGTGGCCAGCGGCACCATCAGGAGCAAGGCGGCTGCGACCCGGCAAAGCCGGGCCGCCGTCGGTCGGCGCTTGAGCGCCGCCGGCCGGATGCGCCTAATCCGCGCGGGATTAGCTGCGCTAATCCCTTGCCGGCGCATCACACGTGGATCGGCTTGCCGCGCACGCCCATCGCCGCTTCCTTGATCGCCTCGCTGTGCGTCGGATGGGCGTGGCAGGTGTACGCGATGTCCTCCGACGTGGCGCCGAACTCCATCGCCTGTGCGACCTGGGCGATCATCGTGCCCGCAGGCGCGGTGATGATCCAGGCGCCGAGCACGCGATCGGTGGTCGCATCCGCGATCACCTTCACCCAGCCCACAGTGTCGTCGATCGCCTTGGCGCGGCTGTTGCCCGCCATCGGGAACTTGCCGACCTTGACCTCACCCTTTTCGCGCGCCTGCTCTTCGGTCAGCCCGACGCCGGCGATTTCGGGGTGGGTATAGACCACGCTGGGGATCACGGCGTGGTTGAGGATGCCGGTGAGGCCGCCGATATTCTCGGCCACCGCAATGCCCTCATCCTCGGCCTTGTGCGCGAGCATCGGGCCGGGGATCACGTCGCCGATCGCCCAGATGCCGGGGACGGCGGTCTGGAGCCGGGCGTCGGTCTCGATCTGGCCGCGCGCATTGGTGGACAGGCCGACCTTGTCGAGCGCGAGCCCGTCGGTGTTGGGACGGCGACCGATCGCGACGAGGACGACATCGGCCTCGAGCGTCTCCGCAGCGCCACCGGCGGCGGGCTCGACTGTCACGGTCGCCTTGTCGCCGTTCACCGCGACGCCGGTGACCTTGGTCGAGAGCTTGATTTCCATGCCCTGCTTCTTGAAGATCTTGGCGGCTTCCTTGCGGACTTCGCCGTCCATGCCGGGCAGGAGCTGGTCGAGATATTCGACGACGGTGACCTTGGCGCCGAGCCGCTGCCAGACCGAGCCGAGTTCAAGCCCGATCACGCCGCCGCCGATCACGACCATGTTGGCGGGCACCTTTTCCAGCGCGATCGCGCCGGTGGAGTCGACGACGATCTTCTGGTCGATCTCGACGCCCGGAAGCGGGGTGACCGAGGAGCCGGTGGCGATGACGATGTCCTTGGCGGTCACCGTCCGATCGCCGACCTGGACCGTATGGGCGTCGACGAAGCTGCCGCGACCCTTGATCCACTCGACCTTGTTCTTCTTGAACAGGAACGCGATGCCACCGGTGAGGCCGGTCACGGCCTTGTCCTTGTCGGCCATCATCGTCGGCAGGTCGAGTTCGACGCTGCCGAGCTTGACGCCATGCTTGGCGAGCGCGCCCGAGGCGGCCTCGTAATAGAGTTCGGAGGCGTTGAGCAGCGCCTTGGACGGGATGCAGCCGACATTGAGGCAGGTGCCGCCCAGCGTCTCGCGGCTCTCGACGCACGCGGTGCGCAAGCCCAACTGCGCGGCGCGGATGGCGGCAACATAGCCGCCGGGGCCGGAGCCGATGATCAGGACGTCGAAA from Sphingomonas hengshuiensis encodes the following:
- a CDS encoding TIGR03013 family XrtA/PEP-CTERM system glycosyltransferase — translated: MIRLFKHYVPNAVLLLGMLDIILLLAAGELGWLLRAHQLGMTPAPMGSRLPQLLAYAVTTQLAMVAVGVYGADALQSLRYATARLIVATSLGVIGLSSLYFLLPSISFWRSNLLYAMFASLGLLVFLRILLGKTLGSQAFKRRIVVLGAGARAARLKALAQVPGAGFAVVGYVAMSEANRAIPEAIARDAIYNLADHVVLLNASEVVLALEERRNALPLKDLLRIKTTGVHVNEISTFLERETGRVDLDSVNPSWLIFSDGFSSGRMFSSAFKRLFDIAASTLLLLLSAPLVLLTAILIKLESKGPAFYRQRRVGLYGQGFDVIKLRSMREDAEVAGQAVWAEKNDPRITRVGRVIRLLRIDELPQCWTVLKGEMSFVGPRPERPQFVEDLEQKLPYYAERHMVKPGITGWAQINYPYGASIEDSRQKLEYDLFYAKNYSPFLDLLILLQTLRVVLFPEGAR
- a CDS encoding mannose-1-phosphate guanylyltransferase/mannose-6-phosphate isomerase, translated to MGIEMPESKPIVPVILSGGSGTRLWPMSRPERPKQLLPLTAEITMLQLTAGRANGENFAKPIVVANAAHADIVEAQLAQVESAAQALILEPMGRNTAPAIALAAIAAGGGDVPLLVMPSDHVIADLPAFHAAIHSALPLVEDGWLVTFGIAPDAPETGYGWIKIGDALAEGVHRAARFVEKPPRDKAEAMLASGDHAWNGGIFLFRADKYLAALASFAPEMLAAAQESMDKARREGARIWPDAEAFAACPSDSIDYAVMERAERVAVVPVSMGWNDVGSWDALHAISACDADGNVCGGDVIAIETSGCLVRADSGKRVALVGVSDLIVVASGDDILVLPRGRSQDVKKIIEAMKR
- the pepF gene encoding oligoendopeptidase F; this encodes MTEMSRRDALAAAALTTLATAMPAWGQDAAPAAGPAWDLTEIFPDDAAWDAARKQALAALPGLTAYKGRLGESAETLAAALALQSDLGRSVARIYVYVGLKSDEDVRNAAYQEKKAQALDLYTGFGEATAWISPELLTLGKGKIDGFVASNAALRTRFDFTLENIVRQAPHTLSAEGESLLASAGAALQAPGDVSGQLRSSDIPWPTITLSDGQQVRLDSQGYSLHRDAPNRADRKAVFDAFWTAHGQFQNSFGATYSAQVKTDIFYAKARKYPSALAGALSSNNIPESVYRTLVAEANAGLPQLHRYFELRRRMLKLPDLHYYDIYPPLVSLDRPFTLDQMRTTTLEAVKPLGTDYQARIAKATAARWMDPWPRPGKRPGAYMQPGAYDVHPYLLLNLSEKYDGMSTYAHEWGHALHSLLANAAQPYEKADYPIFLAEIASTLNEQLLVAHLIERAKTKEEKLFYLGQQMENFRGTFYRQTMFAEFELKAHDLAEAGEGLSGEKFTSLYFDLLKRYHGPAMGFDPAYANEWAFIPHFYNSFYVYQYATCIAAAAFFAQAILKGGAKERDNYLSVLKAGGSDYPVDILKRAGLDMTSPAPYRALVAAFKDTLDQAEALLA